From Jatrophihabitans sp., one genomic window encodes:
- a CDS encoding exonuclease SbcCD subunit D — protein MRFLHTSDWHLGRTLHGVDLLDAQADVLNQICQLVAHPSDGVPVEAVLIAGDVYDRAVPPVEAVALFASTLAELTRHSTVIVTAGNHDSAIRLGFGAELFTERLRVRTDPAAVGSPVLLGNGPAQVAIYPLPYLDPDVARAVLAPPDQPLERSHQAVLTAAMDRVRHDLASRPPGTRSVVLAHAFVVGGLPSESERAIVVGGVDSVAAGTFDGVDYVALGHLHGAQQPRGSAGTVLRYSGSPLRYSFSELTHTKSVTLVDLAPEAPVRITEVALRQPREMVELTGELADLLADDRHRADWVQVTVTDRSRPDQLFDRLKFHFPHLLRMTHSPLGAQPTGELAATAAVQSPRQLGADFIEHVTGLAALEVELELFERAYQSASTAEARPGGG, from the coding sequence ATGCGGTTCCTGCACACCTCCGACTGGCATCTGGGTCGCACGCTGCACGGCGTCGACCTGCTCGATGCCCAGGCGGACGTGCTGAACCAGATCTGTCAGCTGGTGGCGCATCCGTCAGACGGGGTGCCGGTCGAGGCGGTGCTGATCGCCGGTGACGTCTATGACCGGGCGGTGCCGCCGGTCGAGGCGGTGGCGCTGTTCGCCAGCACGCTGGCCGAGTTGACCAGGCACAGCACGGTGATCGTCACGGCCGGCAACCATGACTCGGCCATCCGGCTCGGCTTCGGCGCCGAGCTGTTCACCGAGCGGCTGCGGGTGCGCACCGACCCGGCTGCGGTCGGCTCGCCGGTGCTGCTGGGGAACGGGCCGGCCCAGGTGGCGATCTACCCGCTGCCCTACCTCGATCCCGACGTCGCCCGCGCGGTGCTGGCGCCGCCTGACCAGCCACTGGAGCGCTCGCACCAGGCCGTTCTGACGGCCGCGATGGATCGGGTCCGCCACGACCTGGCCAGCCGGCCACCGGGCACCCGATCGGTGGTGCTCGCGCACGCCTTCGTGGTCGGCGGGCTGCCGAGTGAGAGCGAGCGCGCCATCGTGGTCGGCGGAGTCGACAGCGTCGCGGCCGGAACCTTCGACGGCGTGGACTACGTCGCGCTCGGGCACCTGCACGGCGCCCAGCAGCCGCGCGGTTCGGCCGGCACCGTGCTGCGTTACTCCGGCTCACCGTTGCGGTACTCCTTCTCCGAGCTGACGCACACCAAGTCGGTCACGCTGGTCGATCTGGCGCCCGAGGCGCCGGTTCGGATCACCGAGGTAGCGCTGCGGCAGCCGCGAGAGATGGTCGAGTTGACCGGCGAGCTGGCTGACCTGCTCGCCGATGACCGCCACCGGGCGGACTGGGTCCAGGTGACGGTCACCGACCGGTCCCGGCCCGACCAGCTCTTCGACCGGCTCAAGTTCCACTTTCCGCACCTGCTGCGCATGACTCACTCCCCCCTCGGCGCACAACCGACCGGTGAGCTGGCGGCCACCGCGGCGGTTCAGAGCCCTCGACAGCTGGGCGCCGACTTCATCGAGCACGTCACCGGCCTGGCTGCGCTGGAGGTCGAGCTGGAGCTGTTCGAGCGCGCCTATCAAAGCGCCAGCACCGCCGAAGCGCGACCGGGCGGCGGCTGA
- a CDS encoding SMC family ATPase, with amino-acid sequence MTAIGPFADRVEIDFSRFGNSSLFLLEGPTGSGKTTVLDGISFALYGKLAQSTATAERLKSHHAPPDAEPVVELVFETQSGLYRIRRTPSHQRPKKRGTGTTPVHMTVKLWRLGSLDHPDGGVLLSANLGDTEDEITRAVGLTHAQFVQTVLLPQGEFASFLQSSTNDKRALLQRLFGTEVLARAQEALVEGRRAAEQRRAAATATVSRAAHALAGATGLAEHELNELAGHCEAGNCAAVTALLAGMREGLQATVSAAAEHQAGATTVRSHRSAQLRQAQDLAGRRAVREQLRAEQQRLLAGADEHQAACAELAAAERALLVLPAAEALAVAGSRFEQAAQAETAARARLVPALRALPESGLRAAAAGGRTKLGELAEGLRRERRLEGQRADHSQLQRQLALQLERRQQAVARLAELPARQAELAEDRDLAAVAASRLVDLSAERDRAQARLLAARQAVAAAKLAAENQQLAQELFDAAEGQRARLDTLRVSWRASIASELGMALQSGQECVVCGSVEHPRPARPADGHVSQELVNSAEDELRRLSTEVETRRAELAEQRSELVELQIRAEQLSPERAKAKLEQASAGLAAAQAAADRQRALDLELAEIAGQLATLTEQVQQATVAETRLTERRDALSASIAEDVLAVTEARDGHPSVVDRVAALNAEVALLDAAAAACSAAAAALNAEAEARDRFQAALAAAEFDEVAAWDLARRGSAELAELRGQIRRYQQRLDEVCGQLSAAELTDPRLDEPPADLAELTERLQAAEAAEAAAAAEHGAAASRLAEAISHAERLEAAVRRGARVLTETAAAIRVGNLVAGLDDNQLKMELTTYVLVRRFTEIVGAANSQLRRISGGRYELEHTAARTGNSRSGLGLRILDLHTGKTRDPGTLSGGETFYVSLSLALGLADIVRAESGGVDLGTLLIDEGFGSLDPDVLDQVLAVLDSLRAGGRAVGVVSHVEEVKRRIADQIQVRPNPDGSSRLLSTVG; translated from the coding sequence ATGACCGCGATCGGCCCGTTCGCCGACCGGGTCGAGATCGACTTCAGCCGGTTCGGCAACAGCAGCCTGTTCCTGCTCGAAGGCCCGACCGGATCAGGCAAGACCACCGTGCTCGACGGAATCAGCTTCGCCCTGTACGGCAAGCTGGCGCAGAGCACGGCAACCGCGGAGCGGCTGAAGTCACACCACGCCCCGCCCGACGCCGAGCCGGTGGTCGAGCTTGTCTTCGAGACCCAGAGCGGGCTCTACCGCATCCGACGCACCCCGAGCCATCAGCGGCCGAAGAAGCGGGGCACCGGGACCACCCCGGTGCATATGACCGTCAAACTCTGGCGGCTCGGCTCACTCGACCATCCGGACGGCGGAGTGCTGCTGTCTGCCAATCTCGGCGACACCGAGGACGAGATCACCCGGGCGGTGGGGCTGACGCACGCCCAGTTCGTCCAGACCGTGCTGCTGCCGCAAGGTGAGTTCGCGAGCTTCCTGCAGTCCAGCACCAACGACAAACGCGCTTTGTTGCAAAGGCTGTTCGGCACCGAGGTGCTGGCCCGTGCCCAGGAGGCGCTGGTCGAGGGCCGCCGGGCCGCCGAGCAGCGGCGGGCCGCGGCGACCGCGACGGTGAGCCGGGCGGCGCACGCGCTCGCCGGCGCCACCGGCCTGGCCGAGCACGAGCTCAACGAGCTCGCCGGCCACTGCGAGGCCGGGAACTGCGCTGCCGTCACCGCGCTGCTGGCCGGAATGCGCGAGGGGCTGCAGGCGACCGTGTCAGCCGCCGCCGAGCATCAGGCCGGCGCGACCACGGTTCGCTCGCACCGCTCGGCGCAGCTGCGTCAGGCCCAGGACCTGGCCGGACGCCGGGCCGTCCGCGAGCAGTTGCGAGCCGAGCAGCAGCGGCTACTGGCCGGCGCGGACGAGCACCAGGCCGCCTGCGCCGAGCTGGCCGCCGCCGAACGGGCGCTGCTGGTGCTGCCCGCCGCCGAGGCGTTGGCCGTCGCCGGCAGCCGGTTCGAGCAGGCCGCGCAGGCCGAGACCGCCGCCCGGGCCCGGCTAGTGCCAGCGCTGCGCGCGCTGCCGGAGTCGGGCCTGCGAGCCGCTGCCGCGGGCGGGCGGACCAAGCTCGGCGAGCTCGCCGAGGGACTGCGGCGGGAACGCCGGCTGGAGGGCCAACGAGCCGACCACTCCCAGCTCCAGCGGCAGCTGGCGCTGCAGCTCGAACGTCGCCAGCAGGCCGTGGCGCGGTTGGCCGAGCTGCCAGCCCGGCAGGCCGAGCTGGCCGAGGACCGCGATCTGGCCGCTGTCGCCGCCAGCCGGCTGGTCGACCTGAGCGCCGAGCGCGACCGGGCCCAGGCACGATTGTTGGCCGCCCGGCAGGCGGTGGCCGCGGCGAAGCTGGCGGCTGAGAACCAGCAACTGGCCCAGGAGCTCTTCGACGCCGCCGAGGGCCAGCGGGCCCGGCTGGACACCCTGCGGGTCAGCTGGCGAGCCAGCATCGCCAGCGAGTTGGGGATGGCTCTGCAGAGCGGCCAGGAGTGCGTGGTGTGCGGCTCGGTGGAGCACCCGAGACCGGCCCGGCCCGCCGATGGCCACGTCAGCCAGGAGCTGGTCAACTCCGCCGAGGACGAGCTGCGCCGGTTGAGCACCGAGGTCGAGACCCGCCGCGCCGAGCTGGCTGAGCAGCGCTCCGAGCTGGTCGAGCTGCAGATCAGAGCCGAGCAGCTCAGCCCCGAACGGGCCAAGGCCAAGCTCGAGCAGGCCAGCGCCGGGCTGGCCGCGGCCCAGGCAGCCGCCGACCGGCAGCGGGCCCTGGACCTGGAGCTGGCCGAGATCGCCGGCCAGCTCGCCACGCTGACCGAGCAGGTCCAGCAGGCCACTGTGGCCGAGACCAGGCTCACCGAGCGCCGCGACGCGCTGTCGGCCAGCATCGCCGAAGACGTCCTGGCGGTGACCGAGGCGCGCGACGGCCATCCCAGCGTGGTCGATCGGGTCGCGGCGCTGAACGCCGAGGTGGCGCTGCTGGACGCCGCCGCCGCCGCCTGCTCGGCCGCTGCCGCGGCGCTGAACGCCGAGGCCGAGGCCCGTGACCGGTTCCAGGCCGCGCTGGCCGCCGCCGAGTTCGACGAGGTGGCCGCCTGGGATCTCGCCAGGCGCGGCAGCGCCGAGTTGGCCGAGCTGCGCGGCCAGATTCGCAGGTACCAGCAGCGGCTGGACGAGGTCTGCGGCCAGTTGTCCGCGGCCGAGCTGACGGACCCGCGGCTCGACGAGCCGCCAGCTGACCTAGCCGAACTCACCGAGCGCCTGCAGGCGGCCGAGGCAGCCGAGGCAGCCGCCGCCGCCGAGCACGGCGCGGCTGCCAGCCGGCTCGCCGAGGCGATCAGCCACGCCGAGCGGCTCGAGGCCGCGGTCCGGCGGGGAGCCAGAGTGCTGACCGAGACCGCCGCGGCCATCCGGGTTGGCAACCTGGTGGCCGGACTGGACGACAACCAGCTGAAGATGGAACTCACCACCTACGTGCTGGTGCGCCGGTTCACCGAGATCGTCGGCGCCGCGAACTCCCAGCTGCGCCGGATCTCCGGTGGCCGCTACGAACTGGAGCACACCGCGGCGCGCACCGGCAACTCCCGCTCAGGTCTGGGCCTGCGGATCCTGGACCTGCACACCGGAAAGACCCGCGACCCCGGCACCCTGTCCGGCGGCGAGACCTTCTACGTCTCGCTGTCGCTGGCGTTGGGGCTGGCCGACATCGTGCGCGCCGAGTCCGGCGGGGTGGACCTGGGCACCCTGCTGATCGACGAGGGGTTCGGCAGCCTTGACCCGGACGTGCTCGACCAGGTGCTGGCGGTGCTCGACAGCTTGCGCGCAGGCGGCCGGGCAGTGGGGGTGGTCAGCCACGTCGAAGAGGTCAAGCGCCGGATCGCCGACCAGATCCAGGTGCGGCCCAACCCCGACGGCTCCTCGCGACTGCTGAGCACCGTCGGCTGA